The Caproicibacterium amylolyticum genome includes the window AATGGCTTCCGTCCGCCTGCGAATCTCCTATTATAAGGAACTTGGTCTGAAAATATCTTACTTGTGCTTTACGTTTACGATTTTTCCGCAGAAGAAAAAGCCCCCCAAAAAGAAGGAACAGGCAAAGAAAGCCAAAAAGCAGGAGGAAGAGAAGCCTAAAAAGGAAAATATTTTTCAAACTGTTTATCGCGAGAAAGGTCTGGAAGGCCTGCTGCATCTGCTGCGTTCGTTAGTGGAAATTGCAGGCGGCACTCTCAAAAGATTATTTACTCATCTGCGCGCGAAAAAACTTTCTTTGCATGTTTCGGTAGCAAACGAAGATGCGGCAGAAACTGCTTTGATGTACGGAAAGGTGTGTGCGGTTGTTTACCCGTCCTTTTCTGTACTGACCGGGACAATGAAATGTAAAAAATTTGAAGTTGCGGTTGTTCCGGATTTTCAGTCCGGTAAAACGCAGATTCAAGGGGAAGCGGATGTAAAAATCCGTGTAGCAGTTCTGCTGATTACAGCTGCCCAGGCGCTGATCAGATACATGAAAACAGTAAAATCGGCTAAACTAGACGATGAACAAACAAAAAGAAAAGGCGGTGCAGTAAATGAGCAGCAATCATCCGATTGAAGGCATGATGGACACAACCCTGAATAATATTAAGCAGATGGTGGACATCAACACGATTGTCGGGGATCCGATTACTTCTCCCGAAGGAACAATCATTATTCCAATTTCTAAGATTAGCTATGGTTTCGCATCCGGCGGTTCAGACTTTGCCTGCAAAGCAAGTCCGGATAAAGAATTTTTTGGTGGCGGTGCCGGTGCAGGTGTTACCATTAATCCGGTAGCTTTTTTGACGATTTCCAACGGAAACGTTAAAATGCTGCAGATTGACCCCTACAATTCTTCAGCAGACCGCATTGTTGGCATGGTGCCAGATATTGTAGATAAAGTTAACGAAATGCTAAACAGCAAGAAACAGAAAAAAGAAAATCAGCCTGCTTCTGCAGAAGAAACTTTCCCTGTGGAACCACAGGTATAATTTTTAAGCAGCCGCCTGCATACAAGTTATTCGAGGGCAGGTGGTTGTTTTGTATCAGAAAACAATTTCTAAAAATTTTGTAAAAAAAGCAACGGCAGTAATTGTGACAGTGTTTACGGCAGCTTCCGTGTTTAGCGTGTATCCCGTACACGCTGAAACAAAGCCGGAATTGTCTGTATCTGCGCAGTCGGCAATTTTGGTGAACGCTGTGGACGGCAGTACTCTTTGGGCAAAAAATGCGCAGCAAAAGAGGCCAATGGCTAGCACTACAAAAATCATGACCGCATTGCTTACTTTGGAAGCGGCAGCCTGTAATAACCGCGTAGTAGAAGTCACTGCCGATATGCTGCGGGTGGAGGGTTCTTCTATGGGGCTGCAGTCGGGTGACCGCATTAGTCTCAGCGGCCTGGCGGCAGGAATGCTCAGTACCTCCGGCAATGACGCTGCGATAGTGGCTTCTTATGCTTTGGCGGGCGGCCCGGTCGCTTTTGCAAAAAAAATGAATCAGCGTGCACAGGAACTCGGCATGGCAAGCTCGCATTTTGTTACGCCGTCCGGATTGGACAATGATGAGCATTATTCCACTGCGGAAGATATGGCAAAGCTTGCCTGTGCGGCTATGAAAAATGAAACATTTGCGGCGATTACCTCGCGAAAGTCAGTAAAAGTGGCTTTTGCACAGCCTGCCTGCACACGAATGTACACGAATCACAACAAACTGTTGGCGCAGTATCAGGGCTGTATTGGTGTAAAAACCGGTTTTACCAAAAAATCTGGCAGATGTCTGGTGAGCTGTGCGCAGAGAAACGGCGTACGGC containing:
- a CDS encoding DUF2953 domain-containing protein, whose translation is MTFLKVFLVLTLLGFLLTMASVRLRISYYKELGLKISYLCFTFTIFPQKKKPPKKKEQAKKAKKQEEEKPKKENIFQTVYREKGLEGLLHLLRSLVEIAGGTLKRLFTHLRAKKLSLHVSVANEDAAETALMYGKVCAVVYPSFSVLTGTMKCKKFEVAVVPDFQSGKTQIQGEADVKIRVAVLLITAAQALIRYMKTVKSAKLDDEQTKRKGGAVNEQQSSD
- the ytfJ gene encoding GerW family sporulation protein, yielding MSSNHPIEGMMDTTLNNIKQMVDINTIVGDPITSPEGTIIIPISKISYGFASGGSDFACKASPDKEFFGGGAGAGVTINPVAFLTISNGNVKMLQIDPYNSSADRIVGMVPDIVDKVNEMLNSKKQKKENQPASAEETFPVEPQV
- a CDS encoding D-alanyl-D-alanine carboxypeptidase family protein, whose translation is MVVLYQKTISKNFVKKATAVIVTVFTAASVFSVYPVHAETKPELSVSAQSAILVNAVDGSTLWAKNAQQKRPMASTTKIMTALLTLEAAACNNRVVEVTADMLRVEGSSMGLQSGDRISLSGLAAGMLSTSGNDAAIVASYALAGGPVAFAKKMNQRAQELGMASSHFVTPSGLDNDEHYSTAEDMAKLACAAMKNETFAAITSRKSVKVAFAQPACTRMYTNHNKLLAQYQGCIGVKTGFTKKSGRCLVSCAQRNGVRLIAVTLNAPDDWKDHQTMLDYGFTKLKSVTLDDSTYSVSLPLIGGSAASVQVTGEAGSTLVLPKDATLERRVELPHFLYAPLEKGDLVGQVSYLVNGREVGHTALTAGPVAAQGTTQQNFWQKVVCFFQSLFR